The segment AATCAGATGGCTAACGTACCGCATCGATCGGTTAACCACCCGGGGACTCTCACTCCTTTAGAACCAGATAGACCTTCACCACAGCCTCTCTCTCATTCTCCTTCGGTAGTACCTTCGCCTACACCTCCTAGGTATCCTCAAGCACCACCAAGCTTCAGGCCTGATCACATGCATTCACCAAACCTGTTGTCGCCTTCGAATGGTATCAGAACCGGGAGCCCTATTCCACGTATGAGTACTCCCCCTGGGCCTCCGGTCTTTAATACTCCGGTTAAACCAGCCGCTGTGCCTTTCCGCACCTCGCCAGCTACTCCTCAGCCTATGGGGTACTCTTCAGCCACTGCTTCTTCTCTGCCAGTGTCTACGCCTTCTTATTACTCGAACGGGTCTTCTACTGGATCTCAGCGTGATCTTCCTGATGTTGTTAGAATGGAGGAACCTATAGCTGCAGACTCTCCTTACGTTTTGTTTACTGCTAATAAGGTTTActtcttttcctttttagtTCGTTCATAATCTCCCAGTTTCACTTGCTaagttgtgtttgtttgttttgttatctAGGTTTTAAAGCAGAAGAAGCTAGCAAATGTTGCTAGTTTGGGGTTTGGAGCTATAGTTTCTGCGGGGAGGGAGATTAGTCCGGGTCCTCAGATCATCCAACGTGATCCACATCGCTGTCTACACTGTGGAGCGTATTCTAATCCGTATACCTCCATATTAATTGGTTCAGGGCAATGGCAGTGCGTCATCTGCGAGAAAATGAATGGAAGTAAAGGTGAATATGTGGCAATGAGCAAGGATGAATTGCGTAACTATCCAGAACTCTCGTTGCCTCTGGTTGATTATGTTCAGACTGGAAACAGGAGACCTGGGTTTGTTCCTGCCTCTGACTCTCGGACATCTGCACCAGTCGTTCTTGTTATCGACGAGTGTTTAGATGAACCACACCTTCAGCACTTGCAGAGCTCTTTGCATGCATTTGTAGACTCTCTTCCACAAACTACCAGGCTTGGGATTGTAGTGTATGGCCGTACTGTTTCGATATATGATTTCTCTGAAGAATCCGTAGCTTCAGCCGATGTTATCTCTGGTGCTAAATCACCATCTGCAGAATCGATGAAATCGCTGATTTATGGGACCGGTGTATACTTGTCACCAATGCATGCATCACTGAAGGTAGCACATGAGATCTTCTCGTCCTTAAGACCATACACGTTGAATGTTCCTGAAGCGTCTAGGGACAGGTGCCTTGGAACTGCTGTTGAGGTTGCTCTGGCCATAATCCAAGGACCATCCGCAGAAATGTTTCGGGGAGTGGTCAGAAGAGCAGGTGGTAACAGTAGAATCATCGTTTGTGCCGGTGGACCCATAACATATGGTCCAGGATCAGTGCCTCATTCGATGAGTCATCCGAATTATCCTTACATGGAAAAGACAGCTATAAAATGGATGGAGACTTTAGGGCGTGAAGCTCACAGACACAACACGGTCGTGGACATATTGTGCGCTGGGACTTGCCCTCTCAGAGTTCCTGTCCTGCAGCCACTCGCAAAAACCTCAGGTGGTGTGTTGGTTCTTCACGATGATTTTGGTGAAGCCTTTGGCGTGGACTTGCAAAGAGCGGCCACTAGAGCAGCTGGTTCACACGGTCTGCTTGAAGTTCGATGTTCAGATGATATTCGTATAACTCAGGTGATTGGACCTGGCGAA is part of the Brassica rapa cultivar Chiifu-401-42 chromosome A09, CAAS_Brap_v3.01, whole genome shotgun sequence genome and harbors:
- the LOC103836801 gene encoding protein transport protein SEC23 gives rise to the protein MANVPHRSVNHPGTLTPLEPDRPSPQPLSHSPSVVPSPTPPRYPQAPPSFRPDHMHSPNLLSPSNGIRTGSPIPRMSTPPGPPVFNTPVKPAAVPFRTSPATPQPMGYSSATASSLPVSTPSYYSNGSSTGSQRDLPDVVRMEEPIAADSPYVLFTANKVLKQKKLANVASLGFGAIVSAGREISPGPQIIQRDPHRCLHCGAYSNPYTSILIGSGQWQCVICEKMNGSKGEYVAMSKDELRNYPELSLPLVDYVQTGNRRPGFVPASDSRTSAPVVLVIDECLDEPHLQHLQSSLHAFVDSLPQTTRLGIVVYGRTVSIYDFSEESVASADVISGAKSPSAESMKSLIYGTGVYLSPMHASLKVAHEIFSSLRPYTLNVPEASRDRCLGTAVEVALAIIQGPSAEMFRGVVRRAGGNSRIIVCAGGPITYGPGSVPHSMSHPNYPYMEKTAIKWMETLGREAHRHNTVVDILCAGTCPLRVPVLQPLAKTSGGVLVLHDDFGEAFGVDLQRAATRAAGSHGLLEVRCSDDIRITQVIGPGEEAHSETHETFKSDPAVCIQMLSVEETQSFSISMENKRDIQGDHVFFQFAFHYSDVYQADVSRVITFKLPTVDSVSAYLQSVVDEAAAVLISKRTLLIAKTQKDAVDMRSTVDERIKDIALKFGSQVPKSKLYSFPKELSSLPELLFHLRRGPLLGNIIGSEDERSVLRNLFLNASFDLSLRMVAPRCLMHQEGGTFEELPAYDLSMQSDKAVILDHGTDVFIWLGAELSADEVKSAAVLAACRTLAEELTEFRFPAPRILAFKEGSSQARYFVCRLIPAHKDPPYEQEARFPQVRRLTADQRRKLKSSFIEFDEESFCEWMRSLKVVPPEPR